In one Macaca fascicularis isolate 582-1 chromosome 6, T2T-MFA8v1.1 genomic region, the following are encoded:
- the LOC102139269 gene encoding tubulin beta-8 chain isoform X1 yields the protein MRGWGRWARGYFSVGGGRAGSLRICSSSSRLSCRPDPALAMREIVLTQAGQCGNQIGAKFWEVISDEHAIDSAGTCHGDSRLQLERIDLYYNEACGGRYVPRAVLVDLEPGTLDSVRSGPFGQIFRPDNFIFGQCGAGNNWARGHYTEGAELMESVMDVVRKEAESCDCLQGFQLTHSLGGGTGSGMGTLLLSKIREEYPDRIMNTFSILPSPRVSDTVVEPYNATLSVHQLIENADETFCIDNEALYDICSRTLKLPTPTYGDLNHLVSATMSGVTTCLRFPGQLNADLWKLAVNMVPFPRLHFFMPGFAPLTSRGSQQYRALTVAELTQQMFDARNMMAACDPRHGRYLTAAAIFRGRMPMKKVDEQMFNIQNKNSSYFADWLPHNVKTAICDIPPRGLKMSATFIGNNTAIQELFKRVSEQFTAMFRRKAFLHWYTGEGMDEMEFTEAESNMNDLVSEYQQYQDATAEEEEFEEYAEEEEEEEA from the exons AtgcgaggctgggggaggtgggcgCGGGGCTATTTCAGCGTTGGCGGAGGGCGGGCTGGGTCACTGCGCATCTGCTCCTCCTCCTCGCGTCTCTCCTGCCGCCCTGATCCCGCCTTAGCCATGCGGGAGATCGTGCTCACGCAGGCCGGGCAGTGCGGGAACCAGATTGGCGCCAAG TTCTGGGAGGTGATCTCTGATGAACACGCCATCGACTCCGCGGGCACCTGCCACGGGGACAGCCGCCTGCAGCTGGAGCGCATCGACCTGTACTACAACGAGGCCTGCG GTGGCAGGTACGTGCCCCGCGCTGTGCTGGTGGATCTGGAGCCGGGCACCCTGGACTCTGTGCGCTCGGGGCCCTTCGGGCAGATCTTCAGGCCGGACAACTTCATCTTTG GTCAGTGTGGGGCCGGAAACAACTGGGCCAGGGGACACTACACAGAAGGCGCGGAGCTGATGGAGTCAGTGATGGACGTTGTCAGAAAGGAGGCTGAGAGCTGTGACTGCCTGCAGGGTTTCCAGCTGACCCACTCCCTGGGTGGGGGGACGGGGTCTGGGATGGGTACCCTTCTGCTCAGTAAGATCCGGGAGGAGTACCCAGACAGGATAATGAACACATTCAGCATCCTGCCCTCGCCCAGGGTGTCAGACACGGTGGTGGAGCCCTACAACGCCACCCTCTCGGTCCACCAGCTCATAGAAAATGCAGACGAGACCTTCTGTATAGACAACGAAGCGTTATACGACATCTGTTCCAGGACCCTGAAACTGCCCACGCCCACCTACGGTGACCTGAACCACCTGGTGTCTGCCACCATGAGCGGGGTCACCACGTGCCTGCGCTTCCCAGGCCAGCTGAATGCTGACCTGTGGAAGCTGGCCGTGAACATGGTTCCATTTCCCCGGCTGCATTTCTTTATGCCCGGCTTTGCCCCACTGACCAGCCGGGGCAGCCAGCAGTACCGGGCCCTGACGGTGGCTGAGCTTACGCAGCAGATGTTTGATGCTAGGAATATGATGGCAGCTTGTGACCCCCGTCATGGCCGCTACCTAACGGCGGCTGCCATTTTCAGGGGTCGCATGCCCATGAAGAAGGTGGATGAACAAATGTTCAACATTCAAAATAAGAACAGCAGCTACTTTGCTGACTGGCTCCCCCACAATGTCAAAACAGCCATCTGTGACATCCCACCCCGGGGGCTAAAAATGTCAGCCACCTTCATTGGGAACAACACGGCCATCCAGGAGCTCTTCAAGCGTGTCTCAGAGCAGTTTACAGCAATGTTCCGGCGCAAGGCCTTCCTCCATTGGTATACCGGCGAGGGGATGGATGAGATGGAATTTACGGAGGCGGAGAGCAACATGAACGACCTGGTTTCTGAGTATCAACAGTATCAGGATGCCACAGCCGAGGAGGAGGAGTTTGAGGAAtatgctgaggaggaggaggaggaggaggcctaG
- the LOC102139269 gene encoding tubulin beta-8 chain isoform X2 has translation MESVMDVVRKEAESCDCLQGFQLTHSLGGGTGSGMGTLLLSKIREEYPDRIMNTFSILPSPRVSDTVVEPYNATLSVHQLIENADETFCIDNEALYDICSRTLKLPTPTYGDLNHLVSATMSGVTTCLRFPGQLNADLWKLAVNMVPFPRLHFFMPGFAPLTSRGSQQYRALTVAELTQQMFDARNMMAACDPRHGRYLTAAAIFRGRMPMKKVDEQMFNIQNKNSSYFADWLPHNVKTAICDIPPRGLKMSATFIGNNTAIQELFKRVSEQFTAMFRRKAFLHWYTGEGMDEMEFTEAESNMNDLVSEYQQYQDATAEEEEFEEYAEEEEEEEA, from the coding sequence ATGGAGTCAGTGATGGACGTTGTCAGAAAGGAGGCTGAGAGCTGTGACTGCCTGCAGGGTTTCCAGCTGACCCACTCCCTGGGTGGGGGGACGGGGTCTGGGATGGGTACCCTTCTGCTCAGTAAGATCCGGGAGGAGTACCCAGACAGGATAATGAACACATTCAGCATCCTGCCCTCGCCCAGGGTGTCAGACACGGTGGTGGAGCCCTACAACGCCACCCTCTCGGTCCACCAGCTCATAGAAAATGCAGACGAGACCTTCTGTATAGACAACGAAGCGTTATACGACATCTGTTCCAGGACCCTGAAACTGCCCACGCCCACCTACGGTGACCTGAACCACCTGGTGTCTGCCACCATGAGCGGGGTCACCACGTGCCTGCGCTTCCCAGGCCAGCTGAATGCTGACCTGTGGAAGCTGGCCGTGAACATGGTTCCATTTCCCCGGCTGCATTTCTTTATGCCCGGCTTTGCCCCACTGACCAGCCGGGGCAGCCAGCAGTACCGGGCCCTGACGGTGGCTGAGCTTACGCAGCAGATGTTTGATGCTAGGAATATGATGGCAGCTTGTGACCCCCGTCATGGCCGCTACCTAACGGCGGCTGCCATTTTCAGGGGTCGCATGCCCATGAAGAAGGTGGATGAACAAATGTTCAACATTCAAAATAAGAACAGCAGCTACTTTGCTGACTGGCTCCCCCACAATGTCAAAACAGCCATCTGTGACATCCCACCCCGGGGGCTAAAAATGTCAGCCACCTTCATTGGGAACAACACGGCCATCCAGGAGCTCTTCAAGCGTGTCTCAGAGCAGTTTACAGCAATGTTCCGGCGCAAGGCCTTCCTCCATTGGTATACCGGCGAGGGGATGGATGAGATGGAATTTACGGAGGCGGAGAGCAACATGAACGACCTGGTTTCTGAGTATCAACAGTATCAGGATGCCACAGCCGAGGAGGAGGAGTTTGAGGAAtatgctgaggaggaggaggaggaggaggcctaG